The genomic DNA CTGCGCGCCGTGCTCGGTGTGCGCGGTGTGGCCGACGCTGTCGAGGTTGCAGCTCAGGTTGTAAAGGCCGCAACCGAAGACGCAAAGACGCTGACCGCGGAGCGCGATGACTCTGAGCGCTCTCAGCTGTTGCGCACAGTGGGTGTGCCCGAGGGTGCGGCTGTGCCCCCCGGGGTGCGTGCACAGGTCAACGCTCTCGCAGACGAGCAGAAACGGCGCGCGACGCGAAGTCTTCGCGATGGAATCGACCGCGTGCTCACCGACTTGCAAGCGCTGTTTCGCGACGTAGTCATGATGCAGTTCGGTCGCACAGAGGGGCTCATCAACATTGAGCTTGCGGAGCCTCTTCACGCGGTTGCCCTGGCTTGGCCACCCACTCGCACTCTGGCTGTGCTCGATGAGATTGCCACGACGCGGCGTCACCTTGAGCAGAACGCTGCCCCCGCTCTCGCGCTCGAGAGTTTGTTCATCACTGTTGCGACCGGGAGAACCCCATGACTTTTTCGCTTCGTCGTTCGGCTCTTGCGCTCGTTGCAGGGAGTGCGGTTGTGGCCGTGGCCTTGTCTGGCTGCTCTTTCAAGCAAGACTCCACACCAGCACCCACTCGCGCTCCTTCGACATCTGGTGTTGCCGCTGAGCTGCTGCCCTACTACGAGCAGGCTGTGGAGTGGACCGAGTGCAATGACGTCTTCGAGTGCGCGACAGTCACCGCTCCTCTCGATTGGAGCGACACCTCAGCTGGCGATATCGATCTTGCGCTCATTCGGCACACCGCGACTAGGACCGATCCGCTGGGGTCTCTTCTCGTAAACCCAGGAGGACCCGGCGCGAGCGGTGTTGCGCTGGTGCGCGACTCGCTCGATTACTCGGTCGGTGCCGACCTGCAGGTGTCTTACGACGTTGTGGGGTTTGACCCGCGTGGGGTGGGGGATTCGACAGCGGTCAGTTGCTACGACGCATCAGGCATGGACGCGTATCTCTTCGACCTGCCGACGGGCGCGGGCGGAAGCGACGAGTGGACGGCTGAACTGAATGCGGCGAACGCTGACTTTGCGGCGGCATGCGATGCCAACAGTGGCGGCATCCTTCCGTACATCACGACCGAGAATTCAGCGCGCGACATGGACCTCTTGCGGGGTGTGCTCGGCGATGACCAACTCAACTACCTCGGCTATTCGTACGGCACGTTTCTCGGCGCGACGTACGCGAAGCTCTTCCCCGAAAATGTCGGCCGACTCGTGCTTGACGGCGCAATTGATCCGTCTGTTTCTGGCCTCGACGTCGGCACAACTCAGGGCATCGGCTTTGAGTCGGCGCTTCGTGCTTACATGGCCGACTGCCTCGCTGGGGAAGACTGCCCGTTCGCTGGCACAGTCGATGATGCAATGGCAGACCTCGGCACGCTCCTCGCGAGTGTGGACCGCTCACCGCTTGCAAACGCAGATGGCCGGATGCTCGGCTCGAGTTCGCTGATGACAGCAATCATCGCGGCGTTGTACTCGCAAGGCAGCTGGCCGTATCTCACCACCGCGCTGACGAGCGCTCTGGCGGGCGATCCAAGCGTCGCGTTCGTGCTCGCGGACTTCTATTACGCACGCGAAGACGGCGTCTACACCGACAACTCGACAGAGGCTTTTGCGGCATACAACTGCATGGATTATCCGCTCGACTACACGGCAGAGGAAAAGGCTGCGGCGCAGGCCCGCCTCGAAGCTGATGCGCCCACGATTGCACCGTACTGGTCAGGACCCGACCAGTGCGAGGAATGGGTGTACCCCGCTACGGGTGTCCGCGAAGAGATCACTGCCGCGGGCGCTGCCCCGATTGTGGTTGTCGGCACAACGAACGACCCGGCGACGCCTTACGAGTGGTCGGTGGCACTCGCTGATCAGCTTGAGTCCGGTGTGCTCGTCACACGAGTGGGCGAGGGGCACACGGGCTACAACAAGGGCAACGAGTGCGTTGACGACATCGTCGAAAACTACTTCTTGACAGGTGCCGTACCAGCGGAAGATGTTGTCTGCGAATAGTTCGGTTCGCAGGTGTTCTTTCGGCCATGTAAGATCGATGATCGTGCATAGCGCAAGCTACGCGCGCCACCTTAGCTCAGACGGCAGAGCGATTCACTCGTAATGAATAGGTCAAGGGTTCGATTCCCTTAGGTGGCTCCACAACTGGATGTCTGAGGCTTTAAAGTCAGGCGGCCGGTGACTATCACGTTGACTTCCTTCTTCGCGGCGTCGAGGTAAATTCCAGGCTAGCTACAAACTGCTATTCCTCGTTGGTGCACTTCGGTGCTGAGGTGCAGTGGGTAGCCTGATGACTGCAGACGCCTCGACGATGCGCCCGGTCCGGACCGTTTTTCTCCTTTCGACGATGCGCCCGGTCCGGACCGTTTTTCTCCTTGTTCCTACCTTCGGGTTACACGACGATATTCAGAGCGTCTTCGCCAGCCACTGCGCGGTGCGCCCGAGGATCTCGGGCAGGTGGTTGGAGAGGATCTCGTAGTGCTGCCCCGGGTACTCGATGAGTTCCTTGGGCTCGGGCACGCGCGAGAACATCTCGCGTGCCTCTTCGACCGGGGCCACATAGTCCTCGGAGGCGAGGACCATGAGCAGCGGGGTCGCAATCCGCTCGGCGTAGGCGGTGACTTCCATCTCGTACAGGTAGTCCAGCGTCGACAGAGTGATCGCGTTGCGGAACGTCGGCACCTCCTTGAGCATCTGCTCGACGAAATCGAGCCCTTCCTCGTCCGAGAACATGACGGGGTCGCCCGGGGCGGGCACGCCGTGAAGTCGCATCGTCTCGGCCGGCTCGCCGAGCAGCTGCGCTTCGCGATCGGCGGGGATCCGCGCATCCAGCGCTGCGAGCGTGTCCGCGGGCTGCAGGTTGCGCGCCGAGATGCCGCTCACCGGCGGGATGAGGGCGACGGCCGCGGCGACGCGACGGTCCAGCGCTGCAACGAACAGGGTGTTCGCGCCGCCGATGCTGATGCCCCACAGTGCGATCCGATCGCGATCGACTTCGGGCTGCATCCTGAACCAGGTGAGGACGTGCCGCAGGTCACGGCACTGCTGCCACGGGTCGAACAGCTGACGGGGCTCGCCGTCGCTCGCTCCCGTGTAGCGGTGGTCGTAGACGAGCGTCGTAAGTCCTGCCTCGACGAAGGGTCCGACCATCGGGAGGAAGCTGTCGGCAGGCCCGCCCAGTCCGCCCTGGAGGATAACGGCCGGATGCGGGCCGTCACCTTCGGGAGTGAAGAGCTTGCCGCGCAGGACGACGCCCTGCAGGTCGATCTCGATCTCTCGGGTGTTCATGAGTGGTTCCTTTTCTGCTCGGTGCCGACCAGTCGGCCGACGGTGTTCTTACGGGATCGTGCAGCGCGGACGAGGCGGCGCACACCGACCATCCGCATGAGTCGCAGCATCCCCCGGGGAGTGAATCCCGAGGCGCTGCCCTCTTGGGTGATGGCGCGGCGCAGGAGCGGGAATGCGTACGAACGCATCTCGCGCTCGTAGTCTCCGATCGCATCCGTGACGGATGCCGCGCGTCCGTCACGGACCGACACGAGTGCCCCCGCGAGTACCTGCGCGTCGCGCAGCGCCAGGTTCGCCCCGACGCCGAGAGTCGGCGGCATGCCGTGGATCGCGTCTCCCGCGAGCGTCACTCGCGACGCAGTCCACGACTCCGGGGCGTCGACATACCGCAGCTGCGTGAGGAACAGGTCGCCGGGCGTCGCGCGGTCGACCATCTCGACGATCTGCGGATGCCATCCGCGCACGAGGACCTGTAGGGCGGCCTTGAGCTGCTCGGGACTCGCGTCGGCCGGTTCGGCACCGACTTCGCTCCACACTGATTCCGGCACGCCGGCGCCCAGCATCATGTACGGCCCGACGGGGGCCAGATCGGGGAACAGGCCTCGAGCCTCTGCCGCCTCCGCCACGGGGACACGGGGCGTGAACGCGCCCATCGCGAGCACGCCGTTCTCGAGCAGGCGAGGACCCATGACGATGACGAATCCGTCCAGCAGCTCGGGCACGATCGAGCGCTGCAGGTCGGGCGGCAGCGGCGTGCGGCCGTAGATGCCATTCAGCCCGAGGTCGACGACAGCGGCTTCCGGGAGTCGCTGGGCGCGCACGCGCGAGTGCACGCCGTCAAAGCCCACGAGCACGTCACCGCGTTCACGGCGACCGTCCGCGAGGATCACGGTGACGCCCGAGGCATCCTCTTCGAACCCCACGACCTCGCCACGCTCGATCACGTCGTCGAGGCCGCTCAGCAAAATCTGGCGCAGAGTGGACCGGTTGACCGCGGTGTCCTTCCTGCGGTGGCGCACGAGGGCGCCGAGATGTGGCCGGCCGCCGAGGAATCGGAGCCGGTTGTCGAGAAAGACCAGGCGCTCGTGCTCCGGGTCGGTGCGCGAGGTGTCGAGGTAGAGCTCGAACAGGTGCGGCGGCAGCAACGCTTCCAGAGCGGTTCCGCCGTCTCCGTTCATGTGCAGCCGGTAGCCGGCGGCCGATCCCTCGGGCTGGCGCTCGAAGAGCCGGACATGGATGCCCTGCTTCTTCAGTCCCTGAGCCAGGGCCAGACCGCCCACCCCACCGCCGGCGATCAGAACGGTTAGATCGTACGTCATTGTGGCCTCCCCACTTCGTTGTGATGTAGCGACAATATGACTAGACACTTGTCTAGTCAATAGGCAGGTGTCTAGCTCGAGGCTTTATAAGAAAAGCAAGGTGAGATGATCGATTCATGACGAACTCGGTACGAGCGAAGGGGAAGGCACTCACACGGGCACGAATCGTCAAAGCCGCGATAGAAGCATTCTCAGAGCTTGGCTATCGGTCGACAACGATGAGTCACGTCGCCGATCGTGCGGGTATTGGGCGAGCGACGCTCTACCTTCACTTCGCTAGCAAGCACGACCTGGCAGATGAGATCGCACGCAGCATCGAACCTCGGATGATCCGAGTTGTTCGAAGCTTGTCTAGCGTTGCGCTCTCAGAAGAAGGGATCAGCAAGTGGGTTGACTCTGTTATCACGGGGCTACGCTCGTTCGGCACCGTTACCGGGGTAGTAAATGACGCAATCGGGCATAACCCCGATCTTGCGTTATCACTGATGATGAGCATGCGGCGCGCGAGTGCCGGAGTTCTTGCTGAACTTTCCGCGCGCGGCTGGAGGGGTACCATCGACTCGGGCGCCCTGGCGGTCTTGCTCACCGCGACTATGCAACTGGGGTCGAGCTTTTTTGCCGGCAGGGAAAAGGAAAGCACCAGCGTGGAGGAACAGGAAGCTCTTGTCCGGCTCTGGCTTCTTGTGCTGACGAACTAACCGGGCGATGCGGACCCGGTATCGGGTGTGGGAATCAAGCTGCCCACCACGCAGGTGGATACACTCAGGGCACGGAGGTAACGATGGCACGAATCAGAGCAGGGCAGGGTGGCCCGAGCATGATGGACGTCGCGCGCCGGGCTGGCGTGTCGATTGCCACGGTGTCGAACGTGGTCAATGGCAAGGGTAACGTCTCCCAGCGGACGACCGAGCGCGTTAACAAGGCGGTCTCGGAACTCGGATTCGTCCGTAACGACGCGGCTCGTATGTTGGCAACCGGTTCAACTAGTTCGATCGGGATGGTTCTCGCGGACCTAGATAATTCGCTCTTCGTCGACATGGCCCATGGAGCGCAGCAGGGCGCTGACGAACGCGGCTATCGTCTTCTCCTCGGAAACTCAGCATGTTCGATCCCTCGGCAGGAAGATTACCTGCGACTTTTCGATGAAGCGCGTGTCGCGGGTGTGCTCCTTGCGCCAATGGAGGACTCGACCGTGGGAATCGAGCAGATACGGTCCCACGGTCGACCAATCGTCCTGATCAACTACCAACAAGTGGGATCTGATTGCTGTACGGTACTTGTCGACAACGAGATGGTGGGATATCTCGCAGCGCGACACCTTATTGATCTTGGCCGCCGTCGACTCGTCTTTCTAGCAGACAAAGATTTCTATCAGCCGGTGCACGATCGGCGCGAAGGTGTGCGCCGGGCGGTTAGTGAAATGAGCGACGTCTCGCTGGAAGAGATCGACACGCAAGGCTTGCGATTCGAGCATGGCCTGAAGGTCGCTGAAGATTTCGGGACGCTCGGACGAGCAGACTTACCTGACGGCGTCGTGGCCGTCACCGACGAAATCGCCAACGGCCTCGCGACAGGTCTGCACGCGCAGGACATTGCGGTGGTGCCGAATGACATCGCGATTATTGGATGCGAGGACAACCGGTCCGCCCAGAGTGGGCCAGTTCTGTTGACGACCGTTGGCCTTTCAGGCACGCAACTCGGTCAGGCCGCGACGGATCTGCTCATCGAGGAGCTGACGACGCCGGTTTGGGAACATACCCACCGCACCGTCATCGTTGCGCCCTCGCTGGTCTTGAGGGGCAGCACGGCGATAGGGGCATTCATGCCTGCCTGATGGGTGTTTGACAGAAAATGCATTTGGGTCTAGTGTCTGTTAAGCGCTTAATTAAAGCGCTTAAATCACGGCATTACATTTGCGTTTCAAGGAGGAAATGTGTCCATTACCCGTACGCGCCGCATCTCGCGTGCGCTCCCTCTCATCGTCGCCGCCGCAGCCGTCGCGTCCCTTACGGCCTGCGCAGGCGGAGGTGGTACAAGTGAGAGCTCATCGTCAAGCTTCGGACTTCTCATCAACGATGACAACGCCGTTGTGCAAGACACGCTAACGTCTTTGAGTAAAGGTGCGTGCGAGGCCGAAAACGCCACTGCTGCTCTGAGCATCGACACAGTCCCGCAATCCGGACTCGACCAGCAACTCCAGCTGCTCGGAGGACAGAACGCGCTTCCAGCCCAGTTCGCTGCGAGCGGATCTCCAGCCGTGACGAAGGATCTCAACGAGGCGGGACAGACTCTCAACCTCGAGTCGGCGCTGACAGATCTCGGCGTCATCGACGACATTGAGCCCGCCGCGATGTCTACTATCGAGAACATCTACGGAGATTTCATTGTTCTGCCGTACCAGTTCAATATTGAGGGTGTCTGGTATAACAAGCAGATCTTCGCTGAGAATGGAATCGACGTGCCCAAGACGTGGGACGACCTCGTCAGCGCAGCGAAAACTCTCAAGGCCGCGGGGCTTACCGCGTTTTCAGCGTCGGGCGAGCAGGGGTGGCCCATCACACGCTTGATCAGCGGCTACCTCTATCGCGAACTCGGGCCAGATGCGATGCAGAAAATTGCGGACGGCGAGGCCAAGCTTACGGATCCTGAATATGTCGCCGCAGCGCAGGCGATTGCCGATCTCGGAGCCGCGGGATACTTTGGCGAAGGCGTCGGGTCGATCGACTACGATACTGCGGTCTCGCAGTTCTTGACCGGTCAGGCCGGAATGTTCTACATGGGAAGTTGGACACTCGGTGCTTTCAATGACCCCGACCAGAATCAGATTGGCGAGGACAACATCGGATTCTTTGCATTGCCTGAGGTCGAGGGTGGAGCAGGAAGTGCTGCCCAGATCCCGGCCAACGTTGGTCTACCCATCGCCGTTTCGGCAAAATCTTACGATGACAACGTCGGCGCGTGGTTGAGCTGCATCGCCGAAAATTATGGAGCCGAGTCGCTCACTGAGCAGGGCACGATCTCCGGATTTAAGACGAACGGGGATGTGGCGGGCCTTCCCCCGCTGACTCAGCTTACGCAAGACACGATCGCCCAGACGGAAGAGACGACGCTCTGGTTTGAAGCTCTCTTCGGTGCCAAGGCGACGACTACGAGTCAGCAGAACGCTGCCCAGCTGGTGACCGGCGCGATAAGTGCTCAAGATTTCATGAACCTTGTGCAGACCGACCTGGATGCCGAGTAGGCATACCGATCGCGAGGGGGCGGCGACAGTTCTGCCGCCCCCTCATTCTCAGGAAGTAGCCCCATGAAGAATGTCCTCGGTGACCGCAAGTCGATCGCCATCCTGCTGGCGCCCGCTTTGGTCGTCTACACGCTCGGGATGCTCATTCCCGTTCTCTGGTCGCTGGGTTTGACCTTTTTCGAAGGCAACGCCCTCTTTGGCTTTCAGTATGTTGGTGTGGCTAACTTCGTCGAATTGTTCCAGGACGCGCGCGTGCTCGACGCGCTTTGGTTCACGATCCGATACGCCGTCATCATTACTGCTGGGCAGATTCTGCTGGGCTACGCCCTCTCGCTCCTGTACACATTCGCGCTGCGGCGAGGTTCAAGCGTCGTCCGAACGCTTGTGTTTTTCCCTGTAGTCCTTCCGACTGTCGCGGTGGCATTGCTGTTCCAACAAATGTTTGCTGTGGCGCCGCAACAGGGAATCGTCAATGAGTTCCTCAATTTTCTCGGCCTCTCCAGCGTCGACTGGTTCGGCAACCCCGGTACCGCATTTATGGTGGTCATCCTTATGGACCTCTGGCGGTCGATGGGTTTCTACGCGGTTTTGCTGTACGCCGGGTTGGTCGATATTCCAGAAGACATTCTCGAATCCGCGCGGTTGGATGGAGCGAGCGGCTGGCGCTTGGTACGCCACATCGTGGTCCCGCTCTCGCTTCCGGTCTTGCTGTCGGCGGTCATCTTTTCGATCAACGGAACATTGAAGGTTTTCGATTCGATCCTCGCGTTGACTAACGGTGGGCCAGGCACATCGACCACTCCACTGACGTTATATATGTACCAGACATCGTTTTCATACGGGGAGTACGGGTACGGCAGCACGATCGCCATGGTGCTTACGATTCTCTGCCTCGGTGTCACCGTCTTTATCTTCCGTTCCGCCCGCGCCGATAACACTCAGAGCTGACCATGACAACTACGACAGCTATCCCTGCTTTTTCAGCAGACTCGACCCCTCGGGCCCGAGGCCGATCACGCTTCTTGCGCAAACTTCCGGTTCGTGTCCTCGTCGGCGTCCTGCTGGTGGTCGAAATCTACCCACTGGTTTGGCTTCTGCTCAGCTCCTTCAAGAGTCAGAACGAGTTCCTCACCGAGCCCAGTTGGGCACTACCATCCCAACTAAACCTCGACAACTACGTCACCGCCTGGACTGACGGCAACCTCGGCACCTATGTGCGCAACAGTATTCTCGCGACATTTCCGTCGCTAGTGATGATTATTCTGCTCGGTGTAGCGGCCGGGTTTGCCCTTGAGGTGCTTGTGTGGAAGGGGCGTAATCAAACTTTGCTGCTGTTCCTGGTGGGCATAATGGTGCCGGGTCAGATGATTCTTCTGCCGCTGTTCACCGTCTACTTTCAGGTGGGCCTCGCAGGAACCCTGTGGCCCCTCATCATTACCTACACCGCCACCGGACTGCCCCTGACAGTGTTCATGATGGCGACTTTTTTTCGATCGGTGCCTCGAGAGGTTTTTGAAGCAGCCACGCTCGATGGTGCCAGCGTCTTGCGAGCATTCTGGTCGATCGGATTTCCGATGGTACGCAACGCGGTCTTTACCGTTGCCCTGGTCCAGTTCTTCTTTATCTGGAATGACCTTCTGATCGCGCTCACCTTCACCACGGACCAGAACCTGCGCACTATCCAAGTAGGACTTCTCACGTTCAGTGGCGAGTTTGGCCAGACTGCGTACGGGCCATTGTTCGCGGCCATTTGTATCAACGTGTTCGGAGCGCTGGCTATCTACCTCGTGCTTAATCAACGAATCATGAAGGGTCTTACGGCCGGCTCGGTCAAAGGCTGACGCACACCCTTTCGATTTTTCCGCACACGATCCACGAGAGACGGTTACCTGTGTCTGTCACGCCCTTTGCACCCTCAATCGAGCATCATCGCGTTCCTCTCGGGATCGGCGAGCGCAATCCGCGTTTGTCTTGGAGCATCCGCTCGGCTCCAAAGGGCTGGGTGCAGAAGTCATTCGAGATCGAGGCCGTGGTTGAAGGGCGACGCCGCACTGCGAGTGTCGAAGGATCTTCTTCGACACTCGTGGAGTGGCCTTTCGCACCGCTGACTTCTTCTCAGCGTGCGCTCGTACGAGTGCGAGTCCAGGGAGCTGATGAAAACGCGCCAGGACGGTGGAGTGCGCGGACCGTGCTGGAGACTGGTCTGTTGGATCCTGCAGACTGGATCGCACTACCGATCGGCCCGTCGTGGCACGAAGACCCCCAGTCCGATCGCAGGCCCGCGCTGTTGCGCTCGACGTTCGCTGTCACAGCACCGATCGTTCGCGCCCGCCTCTACATCACAGCGCATGGACTTTACCGGGCGGAGATTAATAACCAGCGGGTCGGCGATGACGAGCTCGCGCCAGGGTGGACCAGCTACTCGCACCGTCTCCGCGTATACACCTACGATGTGACCGCCCTGCTACGGGAGGGTTCCAACGCTATCGGTGTCACGCTTGCTGACGGCTGGTTTCGGGGGAGGGTCGGCTTCCATGGCGGGCATTCCAATTTGTACGGGACCCAGACGGCTCTGCTTGCGCAGGTGCGCGTCGACCTTGCGGACGGTACACATATCGTGCACGGCACTGGGCCTGAATGGTCGTGCGCTCCCGGTCCGATCATGCGCACCAACTTACTCGAGGGGGAGTCTTTCGACGCGCGCGAAACCCAAAACGGGTGGTCGACTCCTGGTTTCGCGGAAAGCTGGGAGCCCGCAGCACCGCGGGAGATTGATCTGCATACGCTCACGGCCCCCGACGGCCCCCCGGTGCGATGCGTCGAGGAGCGATCACCCGCAGCCGTGCGATCGTGTGGTGGAGGAAGATTCGTCATCGACTTCGGGCAGAACTTGGTTGGGCGGCTACGAATCGAGGTCGATGGCATCTCCGGTCACGAGATCACAATTAGGCACGCCGAGGTTCTTGACGCCGAAGGCGAGTTGTATACCAGACCACTTCGCGGGGCGTACTCGATCGACCGGTACATTCTGGACGACTCCGGTGTGCAGCAGTGGGAACCGGCTTTTACAATTCATGGCTTCCGCTACGCGGAATTGAGCGGGTGGCCGGATAATCTGCCAATCGACGGACGTGTCGTAGCGCGAGTGATTCACACCGATATGGCCCGCACAGGCTGGTTCTCGTCCTCTGATGAAGACCTTAATCGTCTGCACGAAAATGTGGTGTGGAGCATGCGTGGCAACTTCGTGGATTTGCCAACGGACTGCCCACAGCGTGACGAGCGGTTGGGTTGGACTGGAGACATCCAGATATTCGCCCCCACCGCAGGATACCTTTTTGATTGCGCTGGGCTTCTTGCCTCATGGCTGCGCGACGTAGCTGCCGAGCAGCAGCCGGACGGCACGGTTCCCTGGTACGTCCCGGTAATTCCCGGCGGCGACCAGTGGACCCCGCCCCGCCCGGGAGCCGGTTGGGGAGATGCTGCGGTGATAGTCCCAGCGGCACTTTATGCCCACTTTGGAGATACCGACATACTACGTAGGCAATATCCTTCTGCGCGCGCGTGGTCAGACCTGCAAGCGCGCCTGGCGGGCGACAACCATGTGTGGGACACCAGCTATCAGCTGGGAGACTGGCTCGATCCGAGCGCTCCGCCGGACGACCCCGCGAACGGCATGACTGACCCCAACCTTGTCGCGACAGCTTACTTCGCACGGTCGGCGGCCATACTGGCTGATTTCGAGATTGAGCTTGATTCAGCCGAACGGCGGCTCTTGCGCGAGCGGGCGAACCTCGCGCGCAAAGGGTTTCGATCACGGTATCTAAGCGCACCGGGCACGCTCACTTCGGATTCGCAGGCGGCTTACGCGATCGCGATCGTATTCGGGCTGTTCGACCAGGACGAGCTCGCGATAGCAGGGGATAATCTCGCCCGACTCGTCCGCGCGGCCGATTATCACCTCACCACCGGGTTCCTCGGAACGCCTACGCTCTTGGACGCCCTGACGCTTGGCGGCCACATCGAGGTAGCCTATGCGCTGCTTCGGCAACGCAGCGTGCCGTCGTGGCTGTATCCCGTGACGATGGGCGCAACAACCATAT from Microbacterium endophyticum includes the following:
- a CDS encoding alpha-L-rhamnosidase, encoding MSVTPFAPSIEHHRVPLGIGERNPRLSWSIRSAPKGWVQKSFEIEAVVEGRRRTASVEGSSSTLVEWPFAPLTSSQRALVRVRVQGADENAPGRWSARTVLETGLLDPADWIALPIGPSWHEDPQSDRRPALLRSTFAVTAPIVRARLYITAHGLYRAEINNQRVGDDELAPGWTSYSHRLRVYTYDVTALLREGSNAIGVTLADGWFRGRVGFHGGHSNLYGTQTALLAQVRVDLADGTHIVHGTGPEWSCAPGPIMRTNLLEGESFDARETQNGWSTPGFAESWEPAAPREIDLHTLTAPDGPPVRCVEERSPAAVRSCGGGRFVIDFGQNLVGRLRIEVDGISGHEITIRHAEVLDAEGELYTRPLRGAYSIDRYILDDSGVQQWEPAFTIHGFRYAELSGWPDNLPIDGRVVARVIHTDMARTGWFSSSDEDLNRLHENVVWSMRGNFVDLPTDCPQRDERLGWTGDIQIFAPTAGYLFDCAGLLASWLRDVAAEQQPDGTVPWYVPVIPGGDQWTPPRPGAGWGDAAVIVPAALYAHFGDTDILRRQYPSARAWSDLQARLAGDNHVWDTSYQLGDWLDPSAPPDDPANGMTDPNLVATAYFARSAAILADFEIELDSAERRLLRERANLARKGFRSRYLSAPGTLTSDSQAAYAIAIVFGLFDQDELAIAGDNLARLVRAADYHLTTGFLGTPTLLDALTLGGHIEVAYALLRQRSVPSWLYPVTMGATTIWERWDSMLPDGSVNPGDMTSFNHFAFGSVADWMHRTVAGMAPLSPGWTRIRFRPGYESGLDAASAVHQTPLGRAEISWQRSGTTITATVVVPVGAVGAFEGPKGETTRLTSGTHQMFVDAA